From Halomicrobium salinisoli, the proteins below share one genomic window:
- a CDS encoding DUF58 domain-containing protein, protein MTDRTDTGRWRGVVALSLFAGTVGLLAQRPAVLLLAAVGAGYAVYPRLVPSPPEPEIAVERTVTPASPDPGERAEVSVTVRNEGDRWLPDLRVVDGVPALLPVVDGTPRRATALAPGGETSLEYAVEAREGKHRFRPATVLSRDLAGTAEQRATAAEPTVVDCGASVSATALRNLTGERAGELRSDVGGSGLEFHRAREYRQGDPMRQVDWRRFARSGELGTIEYAEERSASVALCVDVGAGGGDRSAAAAVARCVGAADRIAGALVDANHEVGLASHGSPWYWLPPKPGSAHLAQLRRALDTHPAFVPGSTADGDDVPDPADGSGVPGAETSAGGIQSPRAEAGTSAPGASSGASAALSDGGQPIEDESSDRERGIGTLRERLDSTTQVLLLSPLADDGVVDSVRTLEAAGNLVTVVSPGPGETDSVGTRLAAVERDARIRTLRRTGIPVVDWGPDENLENAIELTTGRSA, encoded by the coding sequence GTGACGGACCGCACCGACACCGGGCGGTGGCGCGGCGTCGTCGCGCTGTCGCTGTTCGCCGGGACCGTCGGCCTGCTCGCCCAGCGGCCCGCCGTGTTGCTGCTGGCCGCCGTCGGCGCGGGCTACGCCGTCTACCCGCGGCTCGTCCCGTCCCCGCCGGAGCCCGAGATAGCGGTCGAGCGGACAGTCACGCCCGCCTCGCCCGACCCCGGGGAGCGCGCGGAGGTCTCGGTCACCGTCAGGAACGAGGGGGACCGCTGGCTGCCCGACCTGCGCGTCGTGGACGGCGTGCCGGCGCTGCTGCCCGTCGTCGACGGCACGCCGCGGCGAGCGACCGCGCTCGCCCCCGGCGGGGAGACGTCCCTCGAGTACGCCGTGGAGGCCAGGGAGGGCAAACACCGGTTCCGCCCGGCGACCGTCCTGTCGCGGGACCTCGCCGGCACCGCCGAACAGCGGGCGACCGCGGCCGAGCCAACCGTCGTCGACTGCGGCGCGTCGGTGTCGGCCACGGCGCTCAGAAATCTGACCGGCGAGCGCGCCGGCGAGTTGCGCTCCGACGTCGGCGGGAGCGGCCTGGAGTTCCACCGCGCCCGCGAGTACCGCCAGGGCGACCCCATGCGCCAGGTGGACTGGCGTCGCTTCGCCAGGAGCGGCGAACTCGGCACCATCGAGTACGCCGAGGAGCGCTCCGCCTCCGTGGCGCTCTGCGTCGACGTCGGCGCCGGGGGCGGTGACCGCTCAGCGGCGGCGGCCGTCGCGCGCTGCGTCGGCGCTGCGGATCGGATCGCGGGCGCGCTCGTCGACGCCAACCACGAGGTCGGACTTGCCTCGCACGGGTCGCCGTGGTACTGGCTCCCGCCGAAGCCCGGCAGCGCCCACCTCGCGCAGTTGCGCCGGGCGCTCGACACCCATCCGGCCTTCGTCCCCGGATCGACGGCCGACGGCGACGACGTCCCCGACCCGGCGGACGGCAGTGGCGTCCCCGGAGCGGAGACGTCCGCGGGCGGGATCCAGTCGCCGCGCGCGGAGGCAGGCACGTCCGCTCCGGGGGCGTCCTCCGGAGCATCCGCCGCGCTCTCGGACGGCGGTCAGCCCATCGAGGACGAGTCGTCAGACCGAGAGCGCGGGATCGGTACGCTCCGGGAGCGGCTCGATTCGACGACGCAGGTCCTGCTGCTATCGCCGCTGGCCGACGACGGCGTCGTCGACTCCGTCCGGACGCTCGAAGCGGCGGGCAACCTCGTGACCGTCGTCAGCCCCGGTCCCGGGGAGACCGACTCCGTCGGGACGCGGCTGGCGGCGGTCGAGCGCGACGCGCGGATCCGGACGCTGCGTCGGACCGGCATCCCCGTCGTCGACTGGGGGCCCGATGAGAACCTCGAGAACGCCATCGAACTGACGACGGGGCGGTCCGCGTGA
- a CDS encoding DUF7519 family protein, translated as MSNATHRPAVPGAVLAVLSGAAAVALLLDAAAQWRALLAALAGIAVCGLGYAAWQRSEAGLGALVALAGAALLAVGFFLAATGPETTTHRLELLPGLLGLAVLAAGLLPVRAGRERTLVTVGTALLFVGVVASGVFRGSPLLALLAATVATVVAWDAGEQAVSLGRQVGRQAATARAVLMHSGGTILAGAVVALAALGVYRLNVTGLSLTALVALLAAGFVLILSLRN; from the coding sequence GTGAGTAACGCGACCCATCGACCGGCGGTTCCCGGCGCCGTGCTCGCGGTGCTCTCGGGCGCCGCCGCCGTCGCGCTCCTGCTCGACGCGGCCGCGCAGTGGCGGGCGCTGCTCGCCGCGCTCGCCGGAATCGCGGTCTGCGGACTCGGGTACGCCGCGTGGCAGCGCAGCGAGGCCGGCCTCGGCGCGCTGGTTGCGCTGGCCGGCGCTGCGCTGCTCGCCGTCGGGTTCTTCCTGGCCGCCACCGGGCCGGAGACGACGACCCATCGGCTCGAACTCCTCCCCGGACTGCTCGGGCTGGCGGTCCTCGCGGCCGGGCTCCTCCCAGTCAGAGCGGGCCGCGAGCGGACCCTGGTGACGGTCGGGACGGCGCTTCTGTTCGTCGGCGTCGTCGCCAGCGGCGTGTTCCGGGGATCGCCGCTGCTCGCGCTCCTCGCCGCGACCGTCGCGACGGTCGTCGCCTGGGACGCCGGCGAGCAGGCCGTCTCGCTCGGGCGACAGGTCGGCCGGCAGGCGGCGACCGCGAGGGCGGTCCTGATGCACTCGGGTGGAACGATTCTGGCCGGGGCTGTCGTAGCGTTGGCCGCGCTGGGCGTCTACCGCCTGAACGTCACAGGCCTGTCACTGACCGCGCTGGTCGCGCTGCTGGCCGCCGGGTTCGTGTTGATCCTGTCGCTGCGGAACTGA
- a CDS encoding DEAD/DEAH box helicase family protein, producing MVTLSYEEGTIRIAGSVPPDLPGVERDARSETARAPGYRYADLLAALDERGLDYDDRVLDAPALDLDSAYELRDYQREALDAWLDASASGAARDRRGVLELPTGSGKTVVGIAAMEALGTPTLVVVPTIDLLDQWQRELEREFDVSIGRLGGGEQRLADVTVSTYDSAYLRADEIGDRFGLVVFDEVHHLGGEGYRDIARLLAAPARLGLTATFERPDGAHEVVADLIGPLVHRIDVDELAGEHLADYDVKRIEVALTDDEREAYERHQGTFTDYLARSNIDMRSGSDYQELVKRSGSDPRAREALLAKQRAREVMMNADRKVERLAEILDDHEDDRIIVFTAHTDLVYRLSERFLLPAITHETPTSERREILERFRDGTYSRIVTANVLDEGVDVPDANVAVVLSGSGSEREFTQRLGRILRPKDDGGRALLYELVTEDTAEERVARRRR from the coding sequence GTGGTCACGCTCAGTTACGAGGAGGGGACGATCCGGATCGCGGGATCGGTCCCGCCGGACCTCCCCGGCGTCGAGCGGGACGCCCGCTCCGAGACCGCGCGGGCACCGGGCTACCGGTACGCGGACCTGCTGGCGGCGCTCGACGAGCGCGGGCTCGACTACGACGACCGCGTCCTCGACGCGCCCGCGCTCGACCTGGACTCGGCCTACGAACTCCGCGACTACCAGCGCGAGGCACTGGACGCCTGGCTCGACGCGAGCGCGTCCGGCGCCGCCCGCGACCGCCGCGGCGTCCTCGAGCTCCCGACCGGGAGCGGCAAGACCGTCGTCGGCATCGCCGCGATGGAGGCACTGGGGACGCCGACGCTCGTCGTGGTGCCGACCATCGACCTGCTCGACCAGTGGCAGCGGGAGTTGGAGCGGGAGTTCGATGTTTCCATCGGCCGCCTCGGCGGCGGCGAGCAGCGCCTCGCCGACGTGACCGTCTCGACCTACGACTCCGCGTACCTCCGCGCCGACGAGATCGGCGACCGGTTCGGCCTGGTCGTCTTCGACGAGGTCCACCACCTCGGCGGCGAGGGGTACCGCGATATCGCGCGCCTGCTGGCCGCCCCCGCGCGGCTCGGCCTGACGGCCACCTTCGAGCGCCCCGACGGCGCCCACGAGGTCGTCGCCGACCTGATCGGCCCGCTGGTCCACCGCATCGACGTCGACGAACTCGCCGGCGAGCACCTCGCGGACTACGACGTCAAGCGGATCGAGGTCGCGCTCACCGACGACGAGCGCGAGGCCTACGAGCGCCACCAGGGCACCTTCACGGACTACCTCGCCCGGTCGAACATCGACATGCGCTCGGGCAGCGACTACCAGGAACTGGTCAAACGGTCCGGCTCCGACCCGCGGGCGCGGGAGGCCCTGCTCGCCAAGCAGCGCGCACGCGAGGTGATGATGAACGCCGACCGGAAGGTCGAGCGGCTGGCAGAGATTCTGGACGACCACGAGGACGACCGGATAATCGTCTTCACCGCTCACACCGACCTCGTCTACCGCCTCTCCGAGCGGTTCCTCCTGCCGGCGATCACCCACGAGACGCCGACGAGCGAGCGCCGCGAGATCCTGGAGCGGTTCCGCGACGGCACCTACTCCCGCATCGTGACGGCCAACGTCCTCGACGAGGGCGTCGACGTCCCCGACGCCAACGTCGCCGTCGTCCTCTCCGGCAGCGGCTCCGAGCGGGAGTTCACCCAGCGCCTCGGCCGCATCCTGCGGCCGAAGGACGACGGCGGTCGCGCGCTGCTGTACGAACTCGTCACCGAGGACACCGCCGAGGAGCGGGTGGCGCGACGGCGGCGGTGA